The following nucleotide sequence is from Alkalihalobacillus sp. LMS39.
CACGAATGGTGTAACGATTTGGATACTGTCTCAACGAGAGACCCGGTGAAATTATATTACCTGTGAAGATGCAGGTTACCCGCGACAGGACGGAAAGACCCCATGGAGCTTTACTGTAGCTTGATATTGGATTTTGGTACAGTTTGTACAGGATAGGTAGGAGCCTTTGAAGCCGGAGCGCCAGCTTCGGTGGAGGCGTCGGTGGGATACTACCCTGACTGTATTGAAATTCTAACCGCAGACCGTAATCCGGTTTCGGGACAGTGTCAGGTGGGCAGTTTGACTGGGGCGGTCGCCTCCTAAACAGTAACGGAGGCGCCCAAAGGTTCCCTCAGAATGGTTGGAAATCATTCGAAGAGTGCAAAGGCATAAGGGAGCTTGACTGCGAGACCTACAAGTCGAGCAGGGACGAAAGTCGGGCTTAGTGATCCGGTGGTTCCGCATGGAAGGGCCATCGCTCAACGGATAAAAGCTACCCTGGGGATAACAGGCTTATCTCCCCCAAGAGTCCACATCGACGGGGAGGTTTGGCACCTCGATGTCGGCTCATCGCATCCTGGGGCTGAAGTAGGTCCCAAGGGTTGGGCTGTTCGCCCATTAAAGCGGTACGCGAGCTGGGTTCAGAACGTCGTGAGACAGTTCGGTCCCTATCCGTCGCGGGCGCAGGAAATTTGAGAGGAGCTGTCCTTAGTACGAGAGGACCGGGATGGACACACCGCTGGTGTACCAGTTGTTCCGCCAGGAGCATAGCTGGGTAGCTACGTGTGGACGGGATAAGCGCTGAAAGCATCTAAGCGTGAAGCCCCCCTCAAGATGAGATTTCCCATGGAGTTAATCCAGTAAGACCCCTTAGAGATGATGAGGTTGATAGGTCTCGGGTGGAAGCATGGCGACATGTGGAGCTGAGAGATACTAATCGGTCGAGGACTTATCCAAGATTTAAAAAAGGCGAAGTCTTTTTGACATAATTCAATACACACACTATCTAGTTTTGAGGGAATCATTAGATGAACTCAATAGGTTTAGTGACGATAGCGATGAGGTCACACCCGTTCCCATGCCGAACACGGAAGTTAAGCTCATCAGCGCCGATGGTAGTTGGGGGCTTCCCCCTGTGAGAGTAGGACGTTGCTAAGCCAATGAAAAACACATGATGTCAAAAGACGTCATGTGTTTTTTTGTTCGGACATTTGTTCCGCTATTTTATAGGAAACAAGCCTTTTCCCATTCGTATTGGACATCTGTTCCGTTACATCAGCAAAAAGAGGGGGTATTGGTGCCCGTTCAGGGCAAATAACGGAACAGATGTCCGATAGCATTTTGAAAACAGCCCTTTTTCGTAAAATAGCGGTACAAATGTCCATTAGTCCTCGCCTTGCTTGAAAGCCGCAGCCCCCACATTCCACATCTCCCTGCCGCAATCTCAGATAATATGAAACTTTTGTTATATAGACAGACACACTATCCATGATAAACACATATAGTTAAACAACATAGGAATTAAAATATGAAGTTAGTAAATAAGTATAGATTTTCATATTTTCGGTAATGAATGAGTAGTGGAGGTGAAAAGTGTGAAACCATTAGCACAAACTACTTCATTAAGATTAGAAAATTGCATTGTCTGTAATCAATCCCATCATAATGGTATTCATTTGTTTAGTCATTTTATTTGTTCTAGCTGTGAAAGAAAAATGGTAGAAACGGAACCTCATGAGGAATACTACAAATATTGTTTGGAAAAATTAAGGATAATTAAAATACCAAAGAGTGGATAAAAAAGAACAAGACAACATGCTTGTTCTTTTTTTTTCTATCATCCGACTAGAAAAATCATTTATAATAGAGAGTAAACGAACAGAAAGGAATCATTATGGTAGAAATTCCTTTATATAATAGATTAATAACACATAGTCAACAAACGGTAGCATCATTTCACGTACCGGGCCATAAGAATGGGCATGTTTTTTATGAAGAAGCGATAAAAAGCTTTATGCCTTTATTACAACTTGATGTAACTGAACTTTCGGGATTAGATGATCTTCATGATCCATCTAGTGTCATACAAGAAGCACAACAGTTATGTGCCTCTTTATACGGTGTAAAGCATTCTTATTTTTTAGTAAATGGCTCTACGGTTGGTAACTTAGCTATGATTTTAGCGGCATGCGGAAAACATGATGACGTTTTAGTACAAAGAAATAGTCATAAATCCATTTTTCATGGAATTCGAATGGCCAATGCAAATCCTATCTTTTTAACACCGATGTATGATGAACAGTTGAATATGGCGACTGGGTTATCATTAGAAATGGTGAAGGAAGCGGTTGAAAAATACCCGTCAGCAAAAACATTGATTGTCACAAGTCCTAATTACTTTGGTGTTACTCTTGATATAAGTGAGATTATTTCGTACGCTCATGAAAGAGGGCTTATCGTACTTGTTGATGAAGCTCATGGTGCCCACTTTCATTTAGGACAACCATTCCCGACATCGTGTCTTCAATGGGGAGCTGACGTCGTTGTACAATCCGCACATAAAACATTACCTGCTATGACGATGGGGTCCTATCTTCATATAAATAGTGAGCGCGTTAATCCAAGTCGAATTCAAATGTATCTTTCTATGCTCCAGTCTAGTAGTCCATCGTATCCCATTATGGCATCACTAGATTTAGCAAGGGCATATTGTGAAAGTGTAACAGAAGAAATGATCGAAGAGATTGTTCTTTCTATTATAGAATTTAAGACAGAACTTCAAACGATACCACAACTTGAAGTAGTAAATTCAAATGACCCACACTTGCAAATGGACCCACTAAAAATTACAGTAGAAACGAGATGTGAAAAAAGTGGGGTATCGATACAACAGCGATTGGAGCAAGCAGGGATATATACCGAATTAGCAAATGATTCTCAACTTCTTTTTGTTTTACCATTGGCTCCCCTAAAAAATGCAAAAGAGATAGCGGACACGATAAAGCAAATTCTTGCACCATATCAGGTTAACGACCGAGAAAAACATAAAAAAGTGAAATTAGCAGAAGCACAGATAAGCAACCTTCACATTCCATGGGAGCAATTAGAGGGATGGAAACGAGCAAGTATTTCAATAGATGAGGCAGCAGGTAAAATTGCGGGGGAGGATGTCATTCCATACCCTCCAGGCATACCTATATTATTAAAGGGTGAAATCATTACACAAGAAATAGTAAATAGGATAAAACATCTACAAAACAATAATGTAACTTTTCAAGGTTTTTGCAATGAACAACGTGAACTTCAAATATTTAGTGAACTGTATAGAAACGAGGAGCAAACATGAGCAAAGGTATTTTTATTACTATTGAGGGCGGAGAAGGAGCAGGAAAAACAACCATATTAAAAAAAGTAGCTGACCAATTACAATATCAAGGGATTAAAACAATCGTAACACGAGAACCCGGTGGAATAAAAATTGCTGAAGCTATACGCTCTGTTATTTTAGATAAGGAAAATACAGCAATGGATGCCAGAACAGAAGCCTTGCTTTATGCCGCAGCAAGAAGACAGCACTTAGTTGAAAAAGTCATCCCAGCCATAAATGACGGCTATGTTGTATTGTGTGACCGATTTATTGATAGTAGTTTAGCTTATCAAGGCGTAGCTAGGGGTATAGGAATAAATGAAGTAATGAGCATTAATGAATTTGCCATTGAAGGGTATATGCCAGACCTGACTTTATTTTTCGATATTGACCCGAATGAAGGACTTAAACGGATTTCAAAAGATGCAAATCGTGAAATCAATCGATTGGATTTAGAAGCAAATTCATTTCATGACAAAGTAAGAAAAGGATATGAGCAAGTGGTGAATCAATATAAGGACCGGATTATTGTCATTAATGCCAATCAACCGGTGGACGAAGTTTTTAAAGAGGCGATGGCAGCAATTGCAAATCGAATCTTGCAATAAGCTTCAATTTGCATGATAATAGTGGACAATAAGGAGAGATGAAGATGAAGTTAATTATTGCTGTAGTTCAGGATAAAGACAGTAATCGTTTATCAGAGGCCTTAATTCATACAAATTTTCGCGCGACAAAATTAGCAAGTACAGGTGGATTTTTAAAGGCGGGAAATAGTACGTTTTTAATCGGTACAGAAGACGAGCATGTAGAAGAAGTATTACAAATTATCAAAGAGAATTGTAAAAGTAGAGAACAATTAGTTGCTCCGATTTCACCGATGGGTGGGAATGCAGATTCCTATGTACCGTATCCTGTAGAAGTTCAGGTTGGTGGAGCTACGGTTTTTGTTCTTCCAGTTGAGCAGTTTGAACAATTTTAAGTAAGAAGAAGGTAGTATAATGAGCTGGAAAACACTCGAACAAACTCAAGAAAAAGTTGTTAAAATGTTAACGAATAGTATTCATAGAGACCGACTAGCCCATGCTTATATTTTTGAAGGTGCAAGAGGAACAGGAAAAAAAGAAGTAGCTTTTCAATTAGCGAAGAGCTACTTTTGTAAAGAGCGGACAAGCGTTGAACCATGTCAACACTGTTCTGATTGTAAAAGAATAACAAGTAAAAACCACCCAGATGTTCATCTTATCTCTCCGGACGGCCAATCTATAAAAAAACAACAAGTGGAACATTTACAAAAAGAGTTTTCTTATCGTGGTGTTGAATCAAAACAAAAAATATATATTGTTGAACACGCTGATAAAATGACAGCTAGTGCAGCAAATAGTTTACTAAAGTTTTTAGAGGAACCAAACTCTCCTACTATTGCTATTTTGCTTACGGAAAACATCCACCAAATTCTACGAACTGTTTTGTCAAGAAGTCAAGTTTTAACATTTGCACCGCTAAAGCGTGACCAATATGTGGAGCAACTTGTTGAAAGTGGGATGACGAGAGCGATGGCCGTTTGTTTAGGGACAATTACAACAAATATTTCCGAAGCTGAAAAACTTTCTCAAGATGACTGGATTGTACAAGCACGAAATGTAGTGTTACAATTAACGGAAGAGGTACATTCACGACCTCACCATGTTTTATTTACATTGCAAGAAAAATGGCTGCCTCTTTTTCAAGGAAAAGAACAAGGGGACCTAGGGATAGAATTATTGCTCTTATGGTACAGAGATTTATTATATATGCAAATGGATAACAAAGCTGAGTGTGTATTTGTTGACCAAGTAGAACGACTTGAGCAACAGGCATTGTATACGTCGCAAGATAAACTTCAAAGGCAAATGACGGCGATATTTGAAGCAAAGCGACATTTACATGCTAATGTGAATCCACAGCTGTTAATGGAAAAACTGTTGTTTAAGTTACAGGAGGGATAATACTTTGCATCACGTCGTAGGTGTTCGATTTAAAAAAGCAGGGAAAATCTATTACTTTTCTCCTGGTGAACTCGAGTTACCAAAAGGCGAGTGGGTGATTGTCGAAACATCACGAGGGATTGAGTACGGTAAAGTGGTGATTGAGAAAAAAGAAGTTAGTGATCAAGATGTAGTCTTGCCATTAAAACAAGTCATTCGCATTGCTGAAACAAAGGATAAAGTAATAGTAGAGGAAAATAAACAGGCAGCCAAAGATGCCTTTCGGTTGTGTATCGAAAAAATAAATGAACATAACCTTGATATGAAATTAGTCGACGTGGAATATACGTTTGACAGAAATAAAGTGTTGTTTTACTTTACCGCGGATGGTCGAATTGATTTCCGTGAATTAGTAAAAGATTTGGCTGCCATTTTCAGAACGAGAATTGAGCTCCGTCAAATTGGTGTTCGTGACGAAGCAAAAATGCTTGGTGGAATAGGACCTTGTGGCCGTATTTTATGTTGCTCCTCTTTCCTAGGAGACTTTGAACCAGTCTCTATTAAAATGGCAAAAGACCAAAATTTATCATTAAATCCAGCAAAGATTTCAGGACTTTGCGGCAGACTCATGTGCTGTTTAAAATATGAAAATGACCATTATGAATCAGCTAAACAAGCTTTACCTGATATTGGGAAAGAAATTGCAACACCGGATGGTCGTGGTCGAGTTGTTGGCTTGAATATATTAGAAAGTTTAGTTCAAGTCGACGTTTTTGAACAAGAACGTGTTTTGGAATATTCACTACAAGAGCTAATAGACAAAGGAGCAGTTCCGACGCAAACCACAGAATAATGAGGTGGGCTTATCGTGGGTAAACAAGAAATTTTTTCTCAAGTTAGTCATATTGAAGAAAGAATTGGTGCATTGCACCGGGATTTAAAAGAATTAAAGGAACAATTGGCATCACTAATCGAAGAAAATCATTATTTAAAAGTAGAAAATGATAATTTAAGAAAACGATTAGACGAGCCTGTTGAAAAAAAGAAGACAACAGAAATAGCCGAAGACAAAGACCGACAAAAGCTCATTTTAGGTGAAGGATATGATAACTTAGCGAGATTGTACCAAGAAGGGTTTCATATTTGTAATACTCATTATGGAAGCATCCGTTCGGACGGAGATTGTCTATTTTGCCTTTCATTTCTTAATCAAAAATAAAACGGTCTTTCTTTTTGAAAGGCCGTATTTTTTTATATAACGAGATACAAAAAAGGAGAAAAAAATGGAAAGAGTGGATTATCTTCCATATGGAAAACTAAAAATAGTACAAAGTTCAAATGTTTTTTCATTTTCGATGGATGCTGTATTACTAGCTAGGTTTGTATCCGTTCCGATACAAAAAGGAAAAATGATTGACTTATGTACGGGTAATGCGGTCATTCCCTTGTTGTTAAGTGAGCGATCAAAAGCAAGTATTATCGGAGTGGAAATTCAGGAAACATTGTTTAACATGGCCATTCAAAGTGTACATCTTAACAAATTAGAACATCAAATTAATATTCTGCATGCGGATATAAAAGAACTTCCACAGGACATTAAAGGGGGAGAATATGATGTAGTTACTTGTAATCCCCCATACTTTGAAGTGAACAATGAAACAGACTATAATCAAAATAAACATTTTGCCATAGCAAGGCATGAGTTGTTTTGCACATTAGAAGATGTCATTCAAGAGAGTAGTCGACTCGTCAAACAAAAAGGCAAAGTAGCACTTGTCCACCGTCCTGAGCGACTTGGTGAAATCATTACAGTCATGAAATCAAATCGGATTGAGCCGAAACGAATTCAATTTGTTCATCCTAAAAACGATAAAGATGCAAATATTGTATTAGTTGAAGGTATTAAGGATGGCCAAAAAGGGATAAAATGTGAACCGCCCATTTTTGTATACGACTCTAACCAACAATATACAGAGCAGTTTAAACAATGGTATGGTATTAAAGCGAGTGAAAAGGAAGGTGAGTGACATTGTGGCAGCAACAAAGCTATAAAATGGATAAGCATGGAGGCGTATTGTATTTAGTGCCGACGCCAATTGGGAATTTAGAAGATATGACATTTCGGGGGATTCGTATTTTAAAAGAAGCAGATGTCATCGCTGCAGAGGACACGAGACAAACGATAAAATTATTAAACCATTTTGAAATTCAAACAAAATTAATCAGCTATCATGAACATAATAAAGAGGCGAGTGGTGAAAATATTATTTCACAAATCAAACAAGGAGCAAAGGTGGCTCTTGTAAGTGATGCCGGAACACCAGCCATATCAGATCCAGGATATGAGTTAGTCCGAGATTGCATTAAAGAAAACATTGCGGTGATTCCTTTGCCTGGAGCAAATGCGGCCATTACTTCTTTTATTGCCTCAGGTTTTCCAACGAACCATTTTCTATATTATGGGTTTGTGGAACGGCAAAAAAAGCAAAAGCAAGCGGAATTTGAAACATTAAAAGACATAGCAGTACCGATTATCTTTTATGAGGCCCCACATCGCTTAAAGGAAACACTCCATAGTATGAGAGATGTGTTCGGTAACCGAAATATCGTAGTTTGTCGAGAGTTAACGAAAAAATATGAGGAAATTATCAGAGGGACGATGGAAGAAGTCATTCAGTGGTGTGAAGTAGGAACAATCAAAGGGGAATTTTGTTTTATAGTTGAAGGGAATTTATCAGACGCGAAAGAAGAGCAGGATTCCTGGTGGTCAAACCTTACCATTGAACAACATGTTAACCATTATGTGTCGCTTCATTTGAGTACAAAAGAAGCGATTAAACAAGTTGCAAAGGAACGAAATGTACCAAAGCGGGAAGTGTACGCTGTTTATCATACATAAAAAAAAGGAAGGCCATCAAGCTGATGACCTTCCTTTACCATTATTTAGACGATTTTTCTACAAAAGATTGAAGTTCGTTAATAATTTCTTGTGCGCCTTGTGGACTTAAAATAATTTTACCTTGAGCAAGGGATAAGTTGTCGTCTGATACCTCGCCAGTAATTTGACATGTCATATTTGGTTTATATTTCTTTAAAATAATACGATCGTTATCAACATAAATTTCTAAAGCATCTTTCTCGGCGATGTCAAGAGTACGACGTAACTCGATTGGAATAACAACGCGGCCTAACTCGTCAACTTTACGTACAATACCTGTAGATTTCATAATGTTTTCTCCTCCCAAAGATAAAACGCATTTTTATTTGATGTTGCGTCAATTTTCGACAAATTTTTCTTACAAACTAAGAATACCAATGTTTCCAAAACAAGTCAATTTATTTTTTTGGCAATTTAGTTACGATTTTGAATAATTTTTCGAAAAAGGTTATTAAATAAGTAAAATTTACTGTAGTATAATCAAGTCCTTTCTAAGGATAATCCATGAACTAGGAAAAGTTGCTAAAAGCTTACATACTTATTACCCTAGTTTATTGGAAATGAAACATGTTTTTTAAAATAATATTCGACAAATTTCATGTTTTATTTTTGTCGAATTGTCGAATGATTGTCGAGTGTGTCTCTTTGCTTGACATTAGCTAGTGAGATTCGGTATATTTTTGGTAAAGATGTGGAATGATTGAAATAGTTTACATACTGAATATCCGATGATGGGATGAGTACATTAATTTCCTTATTGTAGAGAGCTGGGGTAGCTGCAAACCAGTATAAGGTGTTATTGGAATATGGTCCTTTGAGGAATTGCTTTCGAGTTGGGTTCAATAAGGGGGCAACGTGATCTAGCGTTAATAGAAGTCTTTGACTATAAGCTGTTATTTGTGAAAATAACAGAAAATAGGGTGGTACCGCGTGAGATTCTCTCGTCCCTTGCTGGATGAGAGTTTTTTTGTTGTATAAAAGTCAAAATTAAAGGAGGAATAAAAATGAATGAAAATAAAACGTTTTATTTAACAACCCCAATTTATTACCCTAGTGACAAACTGCATATTGGTCATGCTTACACAACGGTAGCAGGTGATGCTATGGCGAGATATAAAAGATTACGTGGGTATGATGTTATGTATTTAACCGGGACAGATGAACATGGTCAAAAAATTGAAAGGAAAGCAAAAGAAAAAGGGGTAACCCCGCAACAATTTGTCGATGACATTGTGAGTGGCATTCAAAACCTTTGGAAAAAGCTTGATATTTCTTATGATGACTTTATTCGAACTACAGAAGAAAGACATAAAAAAGTAGTCGAACAAATTTTCGAAAAGCTCGTTGAAAATGGAGATATTTATCTTGATGAATATGAAGGGTGGTACTCTGTTCCTGATGAAACGTATTATACGGAGCGACAATTAGATAATCCTATTAAAGATGAGGATGGTAATATTATCGGGGGACAAAGTCCAGATAGTGGTCATCCTGTAGAAAAAGTAAGAGAGCAGTCCTATTTCTTTAGAATGAGTAAGTATGCAGACAGATTATTAGAATATTACGAGCAAAACCCGCATTTTATCCAACCAGAATCAAGGCGAAATGAAATGATTAATAACTTTATTAAGCCAGGACTAGAAGATTTAGCAGTGTCTAGAACTTCGTTTGAGTGGGGCGTTAAAATACCTAGTAATCCTAAACATGTCGTTTATGTTTGGATCGATGCTTTATCCAACTATATTACTGCTTTAGGATATGGAACAGAAAACGATGAGAAGTATAAAAAGTATTGGCCAGCTGATGTACACTTAGTTGGAAAAGAAATTGTTCGTTTCCATACGATTTATTGGCCTATTATGCTGATGGCATTAGATTTACCTTTACCGAAAAAGGTCTTTGGTCATGGTTGGTTACTTATGAAAGATGGAAAAATGTCAAAGTCAAAAGGGAATGTTGTTGACCCCGTTCCATTAATTGACCGCTATGGCTTGGATGCTCTTCGTTATTATTTATTACGAGAAGTTCCTTTTGGTTCAGATGGTGTATTCACTCCAGAAGGATTCATTGAGCGGATCAATTATGATTTAGCAAATGATTTAGGAAACTTACTTAACCGAACAGTAGCCATGGTAGTAAAATATTTTGATGGGCAATTGCCAGTATATCAAAAGGATGGTACGCCGTTTGATAGTCAACTTGTTGACCTTGTTCAATCCACAGTAACAAAAGTTGAAAATGCAATGGAAGATATGGAGTTTTCTGTTGCGTTAACAGCCATTTGGCAGCTTGTCAGCCGAACGAATAAATATATTGATGAAACACAACCATGGGTACTTGCGAAAGAGGAGTCAAATAAAGAACAGCTTGGTGCTGTCATGTATCATTTAGCCGAATCATTGCGCCATATCTCAATTATGATTCAGCCATTTATGACCGAAGCCCCAGCAAAAATGTGGGAACAACTAGGCTTAGATGCTTCTTTGCAAACATGGGATACATTAAAAACATTTGGTTTCATAGAAGGTGGAACAACAGTGAAGAAAGGTGAGCCTATTTTCCCTCGACTAGATGCAAAAGAAGAAACGGCATATATCGTTGAAAAAATGGGTAGTACTGTAAAAACAGAAGAGAAAGTAAAAAAAGAAGTTGTAGAAGAAGTTGAACAAAGTCCAGAAATTACAATTGATGAGTTTATGAGTGTTGATTTAAGGGTTGCTGAAGTGATTCATGCTGAACCAGTTAAAAAGGCAAATAAATTATTAAAAATTCAATTGGATTTAGGATATGAAAAAAGACAAGTCGTTTCAGGGATTGCAAAATACTATAAACCTGAAGATCTGATTGGGAAAAAAGTAATTTGTGTTACAAATTTAAAGCCGATTACATTACGTGGAGAGTTATCACAAGGAATGATTTTAGCGGGTTCAAGTGGCGATGAATTAACACTAGCGACTGTCGAACAAAACTTGCCAAATGGGGCAAAAGTGAAGTAATACTGGAAGAAAACGTGAGAGCGATGATGCTCTCACGTTTTCCTAACAGAAAGAGGGATTCCAATGTTATTTGATACACATGTACATTTAAATGCAGACCAATTTCAAGAGGATATTATCACTGTTATCGAACGGGCAAAGGATGCAGGCGTACATCATATGGTTGTTGTTGGTTTTGATGAAATTACGATAAACCGAGCTTTAGAACTAGTTGAAAACTATGACTGGCTTTATGCTGCTGTTGGCTGGCACCCGGTTGATGCAATAGACTTTAATGACGATTATTTAAAATGGCTTGAACAGTTATCCTCTCATCCGAAAGTCGTTGCTCTAGGGGAAATGGGCTTAGATTACCATTGGGATAAATCTCCTAAAGATGTACAAAAAGAAGTATTCCGAAAACAAATTCAATTAGCGAAAAAAGTGAAATTGCCAATTATTATTCACAATCGTGAAGCAAGTGAAGATATTGTGACGATTTTGAAAGAAGAAAATGCGCAAGAAGTTGGTGGCATAATGCATTGTTTTAGTGGGAGTTTAGAAACGGCAAAGCAATGTTTACAGATGAATTTCCATATTTCCTTTGGAGGCCCAGTAACGTTCAAAAATGCAAAAAAACCAAAAGAAGTTGCAAAACAAATTCCAATCGATAAATTGCTTATTGAAACAGATTGTCCCTATTTAGCTCCTCATCCGTACCGTGGAAAACGAAATGAACCTGCTTATGTAAAACTCGTTGCAGAACAAATTGCCGAATTAAGAGGAATATCTGTAGAAGAAATCGCTGAGATCACTACAGCGAATGCAAAAAAATTATTTGGCATTTCTTGATAGAGAATCTTGTCAAATTTTAATAGAGCTTGTCTCATTTTCTTTTTATTCGAAAAGGTTCTACATACTAGAACATATGCATAGATTGGACTTGTCGATAAGTTTTTGTTTCTTTTTTTAGAAACCTTAGCGATAATAATAGTCAAGCCAAAAAACCAAAATCAATTGGCTTGACAAAGTGAGGTGAAGTGTTTATAATTCGTACCTTGAGGAGGGTGAATAGTTAACATGGAACCCAGTAGGACAAATAAACTTCTTTCTTTTTTCAAAAATAAGAAAAAGTTATCCATTACTTCCGCCAGTTTATTAGTTGTTATGCTTGTAGTGTCTCTAGTAGTTTATGAAACTTCGAAAGCAATGGTGACAATGAACATCGACGGAGAAGAAACTATTTTAACAACTCATGCTTCAACTGTTGCTGAGTTATTGGCTGAAAACGAATGGGAAATGAATGAACACGATAAAATTACCCCATCATTAGAAACAGCCATTTCAAGCAATATGGAAGTGGAGTGGAAAAAGGCAAAACTTGTGACCCTTACTGTTAATGATGATTTACAAACAGTATGGACAACAGCTGATTCAGTGAATGAACTCTTTGAGGAATTAGCTATTGATGTAAAAGAACACGATGCAATTAATCCTAGTCTAGATACAGAAATTACTCCAGATATGAATGTCTCATATGAATCTGCATTTTTGGTGCAACTCATTAGTGATGGAGAACAACAAGAGATTTGGACAACTTCGACTACTGTCGCTGACTTTTTAGAGAAAGAAAATATAGCCCTAGGTGAGCTAGACCGAGTTGAACCAGCCAAAGATGAGCTGTTGGATAAAGAAACGAAAGTGGATGTTATTCGCGTAGAAAAGGTCACCGATGTAGTGGAAGAGAAGATTGCCTTTGCGACTGTAACAAGAAAAGACGATTCACTTGATAAAGGGAAAGAAAATGTCGTTGAGTCAGGTCAAGAAGGACTTGTGAAGAAACATTATGAAGTCATTATTGAAAATGGGGAAGAAGTTTCTAGGGAGCTTGTGAAAACAGAAAATGTTCGAGATAGTAAAGATCGAATCGTCGCTGTTGGAAATAAACAACCCCCAGCCCCTGTAAGTAGGAGTTCTTCGCCTTCGTCATCATCTTCATCTCCATCTTCATCTTCTAGTGGAGGTGAAGGTACAACGATTACGGTTACGGCAACAGCTTATACAGCAAATTGCTCAGGATGTAGCGGGATTACAGCTACAGGTATTGACCTAAATAAGAACCGTAATAAAAAAGTGATCGCTGTTGATCCAAGCGTGATACCACTCGGTTCACGAGTGCATGTAGAAGGTTATGGTGAAGCGATTGCTGGTGATACAGGTGGTAATATTGTCGGCAATAAAATTGACGTTCATGTCCCTTCACGTTCAGAAGCGCAACGTTGGGGTGTTCGTACAGTTAAGGTCACAATTTTAGATTAATGGCTTTATTGCACAGAGGTTAACTCTGTGCTTTTTCTTTTTGGTTTTTACGAAAATAGTAACAAATG
It contains:
- a CDS encoding aminotransferase class I/II-fold pyridoxal phosphate-dependent enzyme encodes the protein MVEIPLYNRLITHSQQTVASFHVPGHKNGHVFYEEAIKSFMPLLQLDVTELSGLDDLHDPSSVIQEAQQLCASLYGVKHSYFLVNGSTVGNLAMILAACGKHDDVLVQRNSHKSIFHGIRMANANPIFLTPMYDEQLNMATGLSLEMVKEAVEKYPSAKTLIVTSPNYFGVTLDISEIISYAHERGLIVLVDEAHGAHFHLGQPFPTSCLQWGADVVVQSAHKTLPAMTMGSYLHINSERVNPSRIQMYLSMLQSSSPSYPIMASLDLARAYCESVTEEMIEEIVLSIIEFKTELQTIPQLEVVNSNDPHLQMDPLKITVETRCEKSGVSIQQRLEQAGIYTELANDSQLLFVLPLAPLKNAKEIADTIKQILAPYQVNDREKHKKVKLAEAQISNLHIPWEQLEGWKRASISIDEAAGKIAGEDVIPYPPGIPILLKGEIITQEIVNRIKHLQNNNVTFQGFCNEQRELQIFSELYRNEEQT
- a CDS encoding cyclic-di-AMP receptor, translated to MKLIIAVVQDKDSNRLSEALIHTNFRATKLASTGGFLKAGNSTFLIGTEDEHVEEVLQIIKENCKSREQLVAPISPMGGNADSYVPYPVEVQVGGATVFVLPVEQFEQF
- the tmk gene encoding dTMP kinase, producing MSKGIFITIEGGEGAGKTTILKKVADQLQYQGIKTIVTREPGGIKIAEAIRSVILDKENTAMDARTEALLYAAARRQHLVEKVIPAINDGYVVLCDRFIDSSLAYQGVARGIGINEVMSINEFAIEGYMPDLTLFFDIDPNEGLKRISKDANREINRLDLEANSFHDKVRKGYEQVVNQYKDRIIVINANQPVDEVFKEAMAAIANRILQ
- the holB gene encoding DNA polymerase III subunit delta' is translated as MSWKTLEQTQEKVVKMLTNSIHRDRLAHAYIFEGARGTGKKEVAFQLAKSYFCKERTSVEPCQHCSDCKRITSKNHPDVHLISPDGQSIKKQQVEHLQKEFSYRGVESKQKIYIVEHADKMTASAANSLLKFLEEPNSPTIAILLTENIHQILRTVLSRSQVLTFAPLKRDQYVEQLVESGMTRAMAVCLGTITTNISEAEKLSQDDWIVQARNVVLQLTEEVHSRPHHVLFTLQEKWLPLFQGKEQGDLGIELLLLWYRDLLYMQMDNKAECVFVDQVERLEQQALYTSQDKLQRQMTAIFEAKRHLHANVNPQLLMEKLLFKLQEG
- a CDS encoding stage 0 sporulation family protein, translating into MHHVVGVRFKKAGKIYYFSPGELELPKGEWVIVETSRGIEYGKVVIEKKEVSDQDVVLPLKQVIRIAETKDKVIVEENKQAAKDAFRLCIEKINEHNLDMKLVDVEYTFDRNKVLFYFTADGRIDFRELVKDLAAIFRTRIELRQIGVRDEAKMLGGIGPCGRILCCSSFLGDFEPVSIKMAKDQNLSLNPAKISGLCGRLMCCLKYENDHYESAKQALPDIGKEIATPDGRGRVVGLNILESLVQVDVFEQERVLEYSLQELIDKGAVPTQTTE
- a CDS encoding sigma factor G inhibitor Gin, with product MKPLAQTTSLRLENCIVCNQSHHNGIHLFSHFICSSCERKMVETEPHEEYYKYCLEKLRIIKIPKSG
- a CDS encoding tRNA1(Val) (adenine(37)-N6)-methyltransferase, producing MERVDYLPYGKLKIVQSSNVFSFSMDAVLLARFVSVPIQKGKMIDLCTGNAVIPLLLSERSKASIIGVEIQETLFNMAIQSVHLNKLEHQINILHADIKELPQDIKGGEYDVVTCNPPYFEVNNETDYNQNKHFAIARHELFCTLEDVIQESSRLVKQKGKVALVHRPERLGEIITVMKSNRIEPKRIQFVHPKNDKDANIVLVEGIKDGQKGIKCEPPIFVYDSNQQYTEQFKQWYGIKASEKEGE
- the yabA gene encoding DNA replication initiation control protein YabA codes for the protein MGKQEIFSQVSHIEERIGALHRDLKELKEQLASLIEENHYLKVENDNLRKRLDEPVEKKKTTEIAEDKDRQKLILGEGYDNLARLYQEGFHICNTHYGSIRSDGDCLFCLSFLNQK